In Cupriavidus taiwanensis, the following are encoded in one genomic region:
- a CDS encoding Bug family tripartite tricarboxylate transporter substrate binding protein translates to MTSWLRRVGTGLGIGIGMGLCLAATPALADTYPSKPIRLLVPFPASGATDLLARAIAQKVGSNMGQQIVVDNRPGAGGAIGSDMAAKAAPDGYTLLIATTSTHSIGPHINPRLPYHTETDFTPVGQVAIATNVLVVPNSLPVKNVRELVDYAKKHPGELNYASSGNGTVVHLTSEAFKAQAGVFITHIPYRGTALAVPDLISGKVQVLFDSIVSGLPHVKDGKLKALAVTSAKRSPLAPEIPTASESGLPGFVSDTWFGIYGPKGMPADIVNRLNAEFNKAIQSPEVRERLGKLGAEPVGGTPAQFAAMVKQDSARWGKLIKDRKITAE, encoded by the coding sequence ATGACATCCTGGCTGCGCCGCGTCGGCACCGGCCTCGGTATCGGCATCGGCATGGGCCTGTGCCTGGCCGCCACCCCTGCACTGGCCGACACCTACCCGAGCAAGCCGATCCGCCTGCTCGTGCCCTTCCCTGCCAGCGGCGCGACCGACCTGCTGGCGCGCGCGATCGCGCAGAAGGTGGGCAGCAACATGGGCCAGCAGATCGTGGTCGACAACCGCCCCGGCGCGGGCGGCGCGATCGGCTCCGACATGGCTGCCAAGGCCGCGCCCGACGGCTACACGCTGCTGATCGCCACCACCAGCACGCACTCGATCGGACCGCACATCAACCCCCGGCTGCCGTACCACACCGAGACCGATTTCACGCCGGTGGGCCAGGTGGCGATCGCGACCAACGTACTGGTCGTGCCCAACAGCCTGCCGGTGAAGAACGTGCGCGAACTGGTCGACTACGCCAAGAAGCATCCCGGCGAACTGAACTACGCCTCGAGCGGCAACGGCACCGTGGTGCACCTGACCTCCGAGGCGTTCAAGGCGCAGGCGGGCGTGTTCATCACCCACATCCCTTATCGCGGCACCGCGCTGGCCGTGCCTGACCTGATCTCGGGCAAGGTGCAGGTGCTGTTCGACAGCATCGTGTCGGGCCTGCCGCATGTGAAGGACGGCAAGCTGAAGGCGCTGGCCGTGACCAGCGCCAAGCGCTCGCCGCTGGCACCGGAAATCCCCACCGCCAGCGAGTCGGGCCTGCCGGGCTTCGTCTCCGATACCTGGTTCGGCATCTATGGCCCGAAGGGCATGCCGGCCGATATCGTCAACCGCCTCAATGCCGAGTTCAACAAGGCCATCCAGTCGCCCGAGGTCAGGGAACGGCTGGGCAAGCTGGGCGCCGAGCCGGTTGGCGGCACGCCCGCCCAGTTCGCCGCGATGGTGAAGCAGGACAGCGCGCGCTGGGGCAAGCTGATCAAGGACCGCAAGATCACGGCAGAATAA
- a CDS encoding LysR substrate-binding domain-containing protein has product MSTVRFLRTFVAVAEHGSFAAAAAQVALTQAAVSLQMRALETELRRELFDRNGRVAVLNADGRALLPQARKLLALYEEMRLPLASAEAMAGAVAVGAVVSVMGGLSHAVARMKRTYPALDVRLVGAKSIELAAQVEAGELDAAILVEGASRVPGTLRWTPLYQEPLVAIAARGSPGRDAREALAANPYLRFDRSQRTGVLVERALRRAHLKVNEFLELNAIEALVELVRQEVGVTVVPLLRRARWRDDDALRVLPLLVNGEPVMRQIGMLERRDHGRGQVTAAVRAACSELFGA; this is encoded by the coding sequence ATGAGCACTGTCCGCTTCCTTCGTACCTTTGTCGCGGTGGCCGAGCACGGCTCGTTCGCCGCCGCCGCGGCCCAGGTGGCGCTGACGCAGGCCGCGGTCAGCCTGCAGATGCGCGCGCTCGAGACCGAGCTGCGCCGCGAGCTGTTCGACCGCAACGGCCGCGTCGCGGTGCTCAATGCGGACGGCCGCGCGCTGCTGCCGCAGGCGCGCAAGCTGCTGGCGCTGTATGAGGAGATGCGGCTGCCGCTGGCTTCGGCCGAAGCCATGGCGGGCGCGGTCGCCGTGGGCGCGGTGGTGTCGGTGATGGGCGGCCTGTCGCATGCGGTGGCGCGCATGAAGCGCACCTATCCGGCGCTGGATGTGCGGCTGGTCGGCGCCAAGTCGATCGAACTGGCGGCGCAGGTCGAGGCCGGCGAGCTCGACGCCGCCATCCTGGTGGAAGGCGCGTCGCGCGTGCCTGGCACGCTGCGCTGGACGCCGCTGTACCAGGAGCCGCTGGTGGCCATCGCCGCGCGCGGCAGCCCGGGCCGCGACGCGCGCGAGGCGCTGGCGGCCAACCCCTACCTGCGCTTCGACCGCAGCCAGCGCACCGGCGTGCTGGTCGAGCGCGCGCTGCGCCGCGCCCACCTGAAGGTCAATGAATTCCTGGAGCTGAACGCGATCGAGGCGCTGGTCGAACTGGTGCGGCAGGAAGTCGGGGTGACGGTGGTGCCGCTGCTGCGGCGCGCGCGCTGGCGCGACGACGACGCGCTGCGCGTGCTGCCGCTGCTGGTCAACGGCGAGCCGGTGATGCGCCAGATCGGCATGCTGGAGCGGCGCGATCATGGGCGCGGGCAGGTGACGGCGGCGGTGCGGGCGGCCTGCAGCGAATTGTTCGGCGCCTAG
- the ggt gene encoding gamma-glutamyltransferase has protein sequence MQNFNWTNPYPSVRIPLFARNVVSTSHPLAAQAGLRMLLKGGNAVDAAIAAAAAITIVEPVSCGLGSDAFAILWDGKALHGLNSSGVAPAAWSPEYFKAKYGTDANGLANRPVRGWDSVTVPGVVAGWAALHERFGKLPFADLMEPAIEIAERGYAVPPVVAHKWAAAVPELKDQPGYADTFMPNGRAPAVGEKFTMKAAAETLRQIGATRGRAYYEGEIAEKIAAFSQQCGGAMTLDDLRNYRPDWVKPISKSYRGYELHEIPPNGQGIAALIALGILDQFDMASIPVDSVDSQHLQIEAMKLAFADLYQYVADPRSMEVTPEQMLDDAYLKSRARLIDMQRATHFNFGMPKVGGTIYLTAADENGMMISFIQSNYMGFGSGVVVPGTGISLQNRGVGFSMDPKSANVVAGGKRPFHTIIPAFLTRNGQPVMSFGVMGGDMQPQGHVQTVVRMLDYNQQPQAACCAPRWKVNRDFTLDVESTMDPATVEGLKARGHQLKSVDDPYMDFGSGQFIWRLSDDAEHGYVAASDSRRDGQAVGF, from the coding sequence ATGCAGAACTTCAACTGGACCAACCCCTACCCGTCCGTGCGCATTCCGCTGTTTGCGCGCAACGTGGTCTCGACCTCGCACCCGCTGGCCGCGCAGGCCGGGTTGCGCATGCTGCTCAAGGGCGGCAATGCCGTCGATGCCGCCATCGCCGCGGCCGCCGCAATCACCATCGTCGAGCCGGTGTCGTGCGGCCTGGGCAGCGACGCCTTCGCCATCCTGTGGGACGGCAAGGCACTGCACGGCCTGAACTCGTCGGGCGTGGCCCCGGCGGCGTGGAGCCCCGAATACTTCAAGGCCAAGTACGGCACCGATGCCAACGGCCTCGCCAACCGGCCGGTGCGCGGCTGGGATTCGGTCACCGTGCCCGGCGTGGTCGCCGGCTGGGCCGCGCTGCACGAGCGCTTCGGCAAGCTGCCGTTCGCCGACCTGATGGAGCCGGCGATCGAGATCGCCGAGCGCGGCTATGCCGTGCCGCCGGTGGTGGCGCACAAGTGGGCCGCCGCGGTGCCGGAACTGAAGGACCAGCCCGGCTACGCCGACACCTTCATGCCCAACGGCCGCGCCCCGGCGGTGGGCGAGAAGTTCACCATGAAGGCCGCCGCCGAGACCCTGCGCCAGATCGGCGCCACCCGCGGCCGCGCCTACTACGAAGGCGAGATCGCCGAGAAGATCGCCGCCTTCAGCCAGCAGTGCGGCGGCGCGATGACGCTCGACGACCTGCGCAACTACCGCCCCGACTGGGTCAAGCCGATCAGCAAGTCCTACCGCGGCTACGAACTGCACGAGATCCCGCCCAACGGCCAGGGCATCGCCGCGCTGATCGCGCTGGGCATCCTCGACCAGTTCGACATGGCTTCGATCCCGGTGGATTCGGTCGATTCGCAGCACCTGCAGATCGAGGCGATGAAGCTGGCCTTCGCCGACCTGTACCAGTACGTGGCCGATCCGCGCAGCATGGAAGTCACGCCCGAGCAGATGCTGGACGACGCCTACCTGAAGTCGCGCGCCAGACTGATCGACATGCAGCGCGCCACGCATTTCAACTTCGGCATGCCCAAGGTCGGCGGCACCATCTACCTGACCGCGGCGGACGAGAACGGCATGATGATCTCGTTCATCCAGTCGAACTACATGGGCTTCGGCTCGGGCGTAGTGGTGCCGGGCACCGGCATCAGCCTGCAGAACCGCGGCGTGGGCTTCTCGATGGACCCCAAGTCCGCCAACGTGGTCGCCGGCGGCAAGCGGCCGTTCCACACCATCATCCCGGCGTTCCTGACCAGGAACGGCCAGCCGGTGATGAGCTTCGGCGTGATGGGCGGCGACATGCAGCCGCAGGGCCATGTACAGACCGTGGTGCGCATGCTCGACTACAACCAGCAGCCACAGGCCGCCTGCTGCGCGCCGCGCTGGAAGGTCAACCGCGACTTCACGCTGGATGTGGAAAGCACCATGGACCCGGCCACGGTCGAGGGCCTGAAGGCGCGCGGCCACCAGCTCAAGTCGGTCGACGATCCGTACATGGACTTCGGCTCGGGGCAGTTTATCTGGCGCCTGTCGGATGATGCCGAGCACGGCTACGTCGCAGCCAGCGACAGCCGGCGCGACGGGCAGGCAGTCGGCTTCTAA
- a CDS encoding pyridoxamine 5'-phosphate oxidase family protein, which translates to MPPHAITTLAELEALYAQPAAPSLAKEVDYLHPHYRAFIEAAPFCLLSTVGQDWAECSPRGDAPGFVQVLDERTLLLPDRRGNNRIDSLRNIVADPRVGLLFVIPGINETIRVNGTAQISVDPALIARCVMEGKAPTTVLVIKVQAVFVQCARALIRSRLWAAQAQVARQSLPSNGEILATLSGNAIDGAAYDRDLPERQRSTLY; encoded by the coding sequence ATGCCCCCGCACGCCATCACCACGCTGGCCGAACTGGAAGCGCTCTACGCGCAACCGGCGGCGCCCTCGCTCGCCAAGGAAGTCGATTACCTGCACCCGCACTACCGGGCCTTTATCGAGGCGGCGCCGTTCTGCCTGCTGTCGACGGTGGGCCAGGACTGGGCCGAATGCTCGCCGCGCGGCGACGCTCCCGGCTTCGTGCAGGTGCTGGACGAGCGCACGCTGCTGCTGCCGGACCGGCGCGGCAACAACCGCATCGACAGCCTGCGCAATATCGTTGCCGATCCGCGCGTGGGCCTGCTGTTCGTGATTCCCGGCATCAACGAGACCATCCGCGTCAACGGCACCGCGCAGATCAGCGTCGACCCCGCGCTGATCGCGCGCTGCGTAATGGAGGGCAAGGCCCCGACCACGGTGCTGGTGATCAAGGTGCAGGCGGTGTTCGTCCAGTGCGCCCGCGCGCTGATCCGCTCGCGCCTGTGGGCCGCGCAGGCGCAGGTCGCGCGCCAGTCGCTGCCCAGCAACGGCGAGATCCTGGCCACGCTGAGCGGCAACGCCATCGACGGCGCCGCCTATGACCGCGACCTGCCCGAGCGTCAGCGCTCCACGCTCTACTGA
- a CDS encoding PhzF family phenazine biosynthesis protein encodes MTTYAFRLLNVFAESTFGGNPLCVFEDARGMDDATMQALALQFNLSETTFILPSGQASARVRIFTTGYEMRFAGHPTLGTAHVVRELAGTGDALTLEFAAGVVPVTAQGDVWTFTAPHRGKPKTAPAGLPDAGMASLLGLREQDLLMPPMWVDTGADQLLVPVHSVDAVRRASPDSARLDQWPQSSLGRKTAYVFAFDPEQPGRVLSRYFFTKQGGGVAEDPGTGSACANLGGWLLATGHALPADYAIDQGDAVGRPCRLRLGVDAEGAIQVGGRVLEIGRGTVTV; translated from the coding sequence ATGACTACCTACGCCTTCCGCCTGCTCAACGTCTTCGCCGAATCCACCTTCGGCGGCAATCCGCTGTGCGTGTTCGAGGATGCGCGCGGCATGGACGATGCCACCATGCAGGCGCTGGCGCTGCAGTTCAACCTGTCGGAAACCACCTTTATCCTGCCGTCCGGACAGGCCAGCGCGCGCGTGCGCATCTTCACCACCGGCTATGAGATGCGCTTCGCCGGGCATCCGACGCTGGGCACCGCGCACGTGGTGCGCGAACTGGCCGGCACCGGCGACGCGCTGACGCTGGAGTTCGCGGCCGGCGTGGTGCCCGTGACCGCGCAGGGCGATGTCTGGACCTTCACCGCGCCCCACCGCGGCAAGCCGAAGACCGCGCCGGCCGGCCTGCCCGACGCCGGCATGGCCAGCCTGCTCGGCCTGCGCGAACAAGACCTGCTGATGCCGCCGATGTGGGTCGATACCGGCGCCGACCAGTTGCTGGTGCCGGTGCACAGCGTCGATGCGGTGCGCCGCGCCAGCCCGGACAGCGCGCGGCTGGACCAGTGGCCGCAAAGCAGCCTGGGCCGCAAGACCGCCTACGTCTTTGCCTTCGACCCCGAACAGCCCGGGCGCGTGCTGTCGCGCTACTTCTTCACCAAGCAGGGCGGCGGCGTGGCCGAGGATCCGGGCACGGGCTCGGCCTGCGCCAACCTGGGCGGCTGGCTGCTGGCCACCGGCCACGCGCTGCCGGCGGACTATGCGATCGACCAGGGCGACGCCGTCGGCCGCCCCTGCCGGCTGCGCCTGGGCGTCGACGCCGAGGGCGCGATCCAGGTGGGCGGGCGCGTGCTGGAGATCGGCCGGGGCACCGTGACCGTGTAA
- a CDS encoding tripartite tricarboxylate transporter TctB family protein encodes MRIRSQKDFASGLMFILVGFGFSWVARGYSMGTAAKMGPGYFPFWLGIVLALLGVLVLFGSLSSKTEEDSLARWDIKTLLWILGSVVLFGLLLKPLGMVLSVLVLVLVSSMASHEFSWKGAILNAVILVLISLGAFVYGINLQMPVWPAFLAS; translated from the coding sequence TTGCGCATACGTAGCCAAAAGGACTTTGCCTCCGGCCTGATGTTCATCCTGGTCGGATTCGGCTTTTCCTGGGTCGCGCGCGGTTATTCCATGGGAACCGCCGCAAAAATGGGACCGGGATATTTCCCGTTCTGGCTCGGCATCGTGCTCGCCCTGCTGGGCGTGCTGGTGCTGTTCGGCTCGCTGTCGTCCAAGACGGAAGAAGACAGCCTGGCCCGCTGGGACATCAAGACGCTGTTGTGGATTCTCGGTTCGGTGGTGCTGTTCGGCCTGCTGCTCAAGCCGCTGGGCATGGTGCTGTCGGTGCTGGTGCTGGTGCTGGTGTCGTCGATGGCCAGCCACGAGTTCAGCTGGAAGGGTGCCATCCTGAACGCGGTCATCCTGGTGCTGATCAGCCTGGGCGCGTTCGTGTACGGCATCAACCTGCAGATGCCGGTGTGGCCGGCTTTCCTGGCAAGCTAA
- a CDS encoding tripartite tricarboxylate transporter permease has product MELLANLSLGFSTALTFQNLAYAFLGCVLGTLIGVLPGLGPLATIAMLLPVTYTLPPVAALIMLAGIYYGAQYGGSTTAILVNLPGESSSVVTTIDGYQMARRGRAGVALATAGLGSFFAGCVATMILAAFAAPLSELAFKFGPAEYFSLMVLGLIGAVVLASGSLVKAIAMIVLGLLLGLVGTDVNSGAARFSFDVPELTDGLNFVSVAMGIFGFAEIIANLEQKEHRETFTDHITNLFPTKEDFKRMIPAVLRGTALGSALGILPGGGASLASFAAYSLEKKTSKYPQEFGKGAIEGVAGPESANNAASQTSFIPLLTLGIPPNAVMALMVGAMTIHNIQPGPQVMTSNPALFWGLIASMWIGNLMLIVLNLPLIGIWVKLLKVPYRYLYPAILTFCCIGVYSVQNTTFDVFQTAAFGVVGYLFIKLRCEPAPLLLGFVLGPMMEENFRRSLLLSRGDFSVFVTRPLSLGLLIAAAVLVVVVALPSIKAKREEAFQEE; this is encoded by the coding sequence ATGGAACTACTCGCCAACCTGAGTCTGGGCTTCTCCACCGCCCTGACCTTCCAGAACCTTGCGTACGCCTTCCTCGGCTGCGTGCTGGGCACGCTGATCGGCGTGCTGCCGGGCCTGGGGCCGCTGGCCACCATCGCCATGCTGCTGCCGGTGACCTACACGCTGCCGCCGGTGGCCGCGCTGATCATGCTGGCCGGCATCTACTACGGCGCCCAGTACGGCGGTTCGACCACCGCCATCCTGGTGAACCTGCCTGGTGAATCGTCGTCGGTGGTGACAACCATCGATGGCTACCAGATGGCCAGGCGAGGACGAGCGGGGGTGGCGCTGGCGACAGCCGGCCTGGGCTCGTTCTTCGCCGGCTGCGTCGCCACCATGATCCTGGCCGCCTTTGCCGCGCCGCTGTCGGAACTGGCGTTCAAGTTCGGCCCCGCCGAGTACTTCTCGCTGATGGTGCTGGGCCTGATCGGCGCGGTGGTGCTGGCGTCGGGTTCGCTGGTCAAGGCCATCGCCATGATCGTGCTGGGCCTGCTGCTGGGCCTGGTCGGTACCGACGTGAACTCGGGCGCCGCGCGCTTCTCGTTCGACGTGCCGGAACTGACCGACGGCCTGAACTTCGTCTCGGTGGCAATGGGTATCTTCGGCTTTGCTGAAATCATCGCCAACCTGGAGCAGAAGGAACACCGCGAGACCTTCACCGACCACATCACCAACCTGTTCCCGACCAAGGAAGACTTCAAGCGCATGATCCCGGCGGTGCTGCGCGGCACCGCGCTGGGCTCGGCACTGGGCATCCTGCCGGGCGGCGGCGCCTCGCTGGCCTCGTTCGCGGCGTACTCGCTGGAGAAGAAGACCTCCAAGTACCCGCAGGAATTCGGCAAGGGCGCGATCGAAGGCGTGGCGGGTCCGGAATCGGCCAACAACGCGGCTTCGCAGACCTCGTTCATCCCGCTGCTGACGCTGGGCATTCCGCCCAACGCGGTGATGGCGCTGATGGTCGGTGCCATGACCATCCACAACATCCAGCCCGGCCCGCAGGTGATGACCAGCAACCCGGCGCTGTTCTGGGGCCTGATCGCCTCGATGTGGATCGGCAACCTGATGCTGATCGTGCTGAACCTTCCGCTGATCGGCATCTGGGTGAAGCTGCTGAAGGTGCCCTACCGCTACCTGTACCCGGCCATCCTGACGTTCTGCTGCATCGGCGTGTACTCGGTCCAGAACACCACCTTCGACGTGTTCCAGACCGCCGCCTTCGGCGTGGTGGGCTACCTGTTCATCAAGCTGCGCTGCGAACCCGCACCGCTGCTGCTCGGCTTCGTGCTGGGGCCGATGATGGAAGAGAACTTCCGCCGCTCGCTGCTGCTGTCGCGTGGTGACTTCAGCGTGTTCGTGACGCGCCCGCTGTCGCTGGGCCTGCTGATCGCCGCCGCGGTGCTGGTGGTGGTGGTGGCGCTGCCGTCGATCAAGGCCAAGCGCGAAGAAGCGTTCCAGGAAGAATAA
- a CDS encoding potassium/proton antiporter yields the protein MESIDHVILLGAVVMSLGIVLGAFSARFGVPFLLVFLAVGMLAGVDGPGGIRFSDTWLSFLVGNLALAIILLDGGLRTRLTTFRVALKPSLSLATVGVLVTAALVGIFAAWLLGIDWRLGLLLGAIVGSTDAAAVFSTLNSSGIRLKDRVASVLEIESGINDPMAIFLTLTLIEWLTAPDGLTPLGLVLRLLVQFGVGGVLGLGLGYCLANVLERTRVAEGLQSILLCSGGAMVFAIVQTAGGSGFLAVYLTGMLIGNRERAVTADTMRAMDGMAWLAQSAMFLLLGLLVTPHRIWEVAGPAVAVAAFLMLVARPVAVWLALLPFRFNARETAFIAWMGLRGAVPIVLALFPLLREVPQSGLLFRIAFAVVLASLLFQGTTVAVAARLARVLRPGYPEPVARSRLRGTRAPILEVMQFEVGPNAPVENVRADQLELPPRCRLLTVARDDALAALDQTVLRAGDSVSVLAPVTSLPMLSALFQAPGRAPTWEEASHDFLLSGDAPLRDVAALYGTRALTPDEAPLTLEAAMQRAFTSPPVEGDSVEIAGLPLTVTRMEGAQIVQVGLLLPRLEGDSGGKLWVRRRKSEASGERA from the coding sequence TTGGAAAGCATCGACCATGTCATCCTGCTCGGCGCCGTCGTGATGTCGCTGGGCATCGTGCTGGGCGCGTTCTCGGCACGCTTCGGCGTGCCGTTCCTGCTGGTGTTCCTGGCGGTGGGCATGCTGGCCGGCGTCGACGGCCCCGGCGGCATCCGTTTCTCCGATACCTGGCTCAGCTTCCTGGTCGGCAACCTGGCGCTGGCCATCATCCTGCTCGACGGCGGGTTGCGCACCCGCCTGACCACCTTCCGCGTGGCGCTCAAGCCTTCGCTGTCGCTGGCCACGGTCGGGGTGCTGGTGACCGCCGCGCTGGTCGGGATCTTCGCCGCCTGGCTGCTCGGCATCGACTGGCGGCTGGGGCTGCTGCTGGGGGCCATCGTCGGCTCGACCGATGCCGCCGCGGTGTTCTCGACGCTCAACAGCAGCGGCATCCGGCTCAAGGACCGGGTCGCGAGCGTGCTGGAAATCGAATCCGGCATCAATGACCCGATGGCCATCTTCCTGACGCTGACGCTGATCGAGTGGCTGACCGCGCCCGACGGCCTGACGCCGCTGGGGCTGGTGCTGCGGCTGCTGGTGCAGTTCGGCGTCGGCGGCGTGCTGGGGCTTGGGCTTGGCTATTGCCTGGCCAATGTGCTGGAGCGCACGCGCGTGGCCGAAGGGCTGCAGTCGATCCTGCTGTGCTCGGGCGGCGCCATGGTCTTTGCCATCGTGCAGACCGCCGGCGGCAGCGGCTTCCTGGCGGTGTACCTGACCGGCATGCTGATCGGCAACCGCGAGCGCGCCGTCACCGCCGACACCATGCGCGCCATGGACGGCATGGCATGGCTGGCGCAGTCGGCCATGTTCCTGCTGCTGGGGCTGCTGGTGACGCCGCACCGGATCTGGGAAGTCGCCGGCCCCGCGGTGGCGGTGGCCGCGTTCCTGATGCTGGTGGCGCGGCCGGTGGCGGTATGGCTGGCGCTGCTGCCGTTCCGCTTCAATGCGCGCGAGACCGCCTTTATCGCGTGGATGGGCCTGCGCGGCGCGGTGCCGATCGTGCTGGCGCTGTTCCCGCTGCTGCGCGAGGTGCCGCAGTCCGGGCTGCTGTTCCGCATTGCCTTTGCGGTGGTGCTGGCCAGCCTGCTGTTCCAGGGGACCACGGTGGCCGTGGCGGCGCGGCTGGCGCGCGTGCTGCGCCCCGGCTACCCCGAGCCGGTGGCGCGCTCGCGCCTGCGCGGCACGCGTGCGCCGATTCTTGAGGTGATGCAGTTCGAGGTCGGCCCCAACGCGCCGGTCGAGAACGTGCGCGCCGACCAGCTGGAACTGCCGCCGCGCTGCCGGCTGCTGACGGTGGCGCGCGACGACGCGCTGGCGGCGCTGGACCAGACCGTGCTGCGCGCGGGCGACAGCGTCTCGGTGCTGGCGCCCGTGACCAGCCTGCCGATGCTGTCGGCGCTGTTCCAGGCGCCCGGCCGCGCGCCCACCTGGGAAGAGGCGTCGCACGATTTCCTGCTGTCGGGCGACGCGCCGCTGCGCGACGTGGCCGCGCTGTACGGCACGCGCGCGCTGACACCGGACGAAGCGCCGCTGACGCTGGAAGCGGCCATGCAGCGCGCGTTTACCTCGCCGCCGGTGGAGGGCGACAGCGTCGAGATCGCGGGACTGCCGCTGACCGTGACGCGCATGGAAGGCGCGCAGATCGTGCAGGTGGGGCTGCTGCTGCCGCGGCTGGAGGGGGATTCGGGAGGGAAGCTGTGGGTGCGAAGGCGCAAGAGCGAGGCGAGCGGCGAGCGCGCTTGA